Below is a window of Saccharomonospora viridis DSM 43017 DNA.
TGGCACACCCTGCTGTACGGGACGAACGTGTGGTTCGACGGGTGGCCGAGGACCACGTTGTGGCTGCTGCAACTACCGCCCGCGCTGCTGCTGCTGGCACGGCTGATCATTCCCGCACGCCCGAGCGAACGCGGTGGCGCGTTGCGCGGACGTCCGATGGCGCTGACCCTGCGCATCCCGGCACTGACGGCGGTGGCCGCCACGATCGCCACGATCATCGTGGTGGTGGTCAGCGGACGGGACGGGGGCCGGACTCCCGGGGTGGACGGAGCGGGTCTCAACGTGACGCCGGGCATGGTCTGGGCCGGATTCGCTGTCTTCGTCGTGATCCTGGCCGTGGCAATGGGGCTTTCCCGACGAGGGGAACCGGTGAGGACGGCTGAACGGGCTGTCTCCCGTTAGGCCGAATCCAGCAAAGACCGATTCAGCGTCCGCGTGGAACTCCGTTGTGGGGCAGGACTTTTGGTTCGGCCCCCTGCTGATCTCCACCCGTTCGGTCGCTGGTTGATCGTGATCTCGCCTGGGACTCTTAGCAACGGAAGATCATGTTCCAGTGATGACCGAGGTACTTCGACCGGTGTGACGATCGATTGGGGCCTGGTTCGTCGGGAGGCTGACGCCCGTGTCGGCTGCGCAAAGAACACCACTCCTCGCGGTCAAAAGCAAAGAAGGTGAACTGCAAGCCCTTCTCAACACCACCGAAGTGAACGACCGTGTGCAAGTCATGGTCGAATTACTCGACAGCGTGGATTCGGGCGGGCTGGTCATCAAGAAGGTCGTTGACTTCTGTGTCGAATCCGCTTCGCGAGGTCGTCCGGTCTGGGTCGACACGACGTGGTTGACCAGGGCCAGTGACTTGGGTGCCTCACCCCGAGCGGTACTCGAGCGTCTCGAACACGAGATCGAGGAAAGCCTTGGTCTTTTCTCGATCTGCTCAGAACAACCGTGCTTGATCCCGGTCGTCCCGCTGAACACCGATGACGAGGGACTTCGCGCGATACGGATGTTCCTGGAACATCGAAGGCGTCCCGTCGTCGTCCGTTGTCGGCAGACCAGCCTGCCGACAACGGAGCTACTGCGGACACTGGATCGGATCGCGACGGCACTGCGACTCGGGACCGACGAGTTGCACTTGGTCTTCGACGAAGGGTATGTGAGGAAACTCGAGACACATCGCGTCGATGCTCTTGTCGACAACATCACCGGACTGGCGAACCGGAACGAATACGCCTCGGTCGCGGTGTTGGCCGGTTCGACGCCACGGAAACGCGGTGGTTACGAGACACATCTCCGCCGACGCGTCGAGGTGGAGCTGTGGAAGGCCGTGCGGGAGGCGAGTGGCGAACGCATCCGGTACGGGGATTACGGAGTCGTTCATCCTGATCCCCAAAAATCGAGCAAGGGAGGGAGGATACCCAACCCTTACATCTATTACACCGTTCCGGGAGCGACGCTGTACATCGCCCGCAAGAACCCAGAGCGCAAAGGGAACTCGGTACCACCGGGATCCACCGAACGGTACTTCCTCAAAGTCGCCGACGAACTCGTGCATCGGCCCGAATTCGCCGGTGCCGACTTCTCGTGGGGTGACCGAAACCTCTACACTTGCCGCAAACGACCGAACCCACAGGTGGGCAGCGCATCGAGGTGGATCGCGTTCGCCACCTCGCACCATGTGGTGCATGTGTCGAGATCTCTGGACACACCGTGAGCGTGAAGACGCTGATCGCACCGCCCCCGGAGTGACTCGGCCCTTCCCGAATCAACGGATTTTTGGGCGGTGTGAACCGTCCAGCTCCTCGGAAAGGACGATGAGTGAGCGTCGACCGCTTAAGGCGGGACCGTATGGCGACTGCAGACATCCAGCCAGGCGAAGTGGGGACGAGCCAGCCGCTTGCTCGCTTCGTTCCATCCGAAACCACCGGTCGGACGTCGCGGACTCCGCTATCGTCAGCGCACAACGATGATCTTCGACAGGGGAAGGCGCATGGGGCTCTTCGACGGGATGCTGGGCAATGCCTCGAGTATCGAACCTCGCGCGGCGATGCGGGAGTTCGGCCGTCTGCTGGCGCAGGGGGAGGAGATCCATGCCGCCTATCAGCTGATCCGGGACTCGTTCCTCTTCACCGATCGGCGTTTGATCCTTGTCGACAAGCAGGGCGTGACCGGCCGAAAGGTCGAGTACCACTCGATTCCGTATCGCAGCATCACCCACTTCGCGGTCGAGACCGCCGGCACCTTCGACCTCGACGCCGAACTGAAGCTGTGGCTTTCCGGGGAGCCGGAGCCGATCACGAAGCAGTTCGGCAAGGGGGTCGACGTCTACGAAGTCCAAGCCCTCCTGAGCACCTATGTGGTGCGGTGAGGTCGTGCTGAACACGGCTTTACGGGGATGCGAGGCAGCCGGAGGTCGCCCCGCGGAACGGTGGTCACGGCAGATAGAGATCCCGGGGCCCGGCGTCGATGACGTCGACCGTCGTACCGGTGTGTTCGGCCAGCCAGGTCTTGAAATCCGTCACGGCGTCCTCGGTGACGGCGACGGTGAACGTGACGTCGGCGCCGTACTCCACCTCTTGCAGCCGGTACGGCGAGTTGCGTAGCTGGTGCTCCAGACGTCCGGCGCGGTCGTGGGGGAGTGCCAGCAGCAGTTCGCGGTGGCGGACCCGGCGGAGTTCGCCGACGATGTCCAGCGTCTCGGCCAGCACACCGGAGTAGGCGCGGACCAGGCCCCCGGCACCGAGTTTGATACCGCCGAACCAGCGGGACACGATCGCGACGACGTCGGTCAGCTCGCGTCGGGTCAGCACTTCCAGCATGGGCACGCCCGCGGTACCCGACGGTTCGCCGTCGTCGTTGCTGCGGGCTGTGAGCTCACCGGTCTCCGGGTCGCCGATCCGCATGGCGAAGCAGTGGTGGTTGGCGTTCGGGCCGGCCTTGCGCACCCGCGAGATCACCGCGTAGGCGTCGTCGACGTCAAAGACCCGGGCCACCGTGCACAGGAACCGTGACCGCTGGATCTCGACCTCGTGCTCCCCGTCGCGGGCGATCACCCGCATCGTCTTGCCCACGCCTCCCCACGTACTCACCCGGTGCCCGCGTCCAATCCTACGTCTCGCCCACCTCAATGGTGCTGGGCGAGTAGTCCCGCGAGTTACCTCCGGCACTCCAACACCACGGCGAGTCCTGAACAGGGCGGTGGGGCTCGGTTCGGGAAGAGAAGCGGATGTGGTGTCGAAACCGGCAAGGAACGTACAGCTGATTCTTCAAGAGTGCCGAAATGCCCTCACGGATCTATACGAACAATCACGCCACGGAACTCGATCCGCTTCGCGCTCACCGTCTGTTCCGCGGAGTAATGGGTGCGGCTGAAGCTTGAGCATGACGACGCATCGATCGGAAACGCAACTGATCCCCGTACGAACACGCCGGCCAAGCAGAGTTGATGGAATTTGTATCACCCATCGTTGTCGATGGATGCCGAGGCTTCGCGACCGACATCAGCCGGACCAGGTGTTGTCACTCTGATCGCAGTTGCCGCGCCCGCCCTGATTCCTGCTGGTTTGAGGGATAACTACGTCAGCTTGTGGAGAAGGTGACCGTGACGCTGAAGTTCTTGACCATCTGTTGTGAAGTGGGATCCCCTGACCGCTACATCACGGGGGAATCACCTCCACGTGCGTGGAGAGCACGTCTTCAGGCCGATCGAGGCGTTGCTCGCGGGCGGACCACCTCCACGTGCGTGGAGAGCACTGAAGCTGTCTACGGGCGGCTTTTAAGGCCACCGGACCACCTCCACGTGCGTGGAGAGCACGATGGGCTACAGGTGTTTGGCGCGGTAGACGCCCGGACCACCTCCACGTGCGTGGAGAGCACGACTCGCTAACGCCTGAGGAACAAGACGAGATCGGACCACCTCCACGTGCGTGGAGAGCACCCCGGGCGGCCCCGAGCATGTCGAGCGCCATTCGGACCACCTCCACGTGCGTGGAGAGCACCCCGGGCGGCCCCGAGCATGTCGAGCGCCATTCGGACCACCTCCACGTGCGTGGAGAGCACGCGGCCACCGGTATCGCGGCGTCGGCGGCGTCCGGACCACCTCCACGTGCGTGGAGAGCACTACCTGGAGATTGCCGCAGGCCGCCGCGCCCCCGGACCACCTCCACGTGCGTGGAGAGCACTCGTTCCCGGCGCCCCATCCGAGTGACTCGGTCGGACCACCTCCACGTGCGTGGAGAGCACGTCGAGCGCTGGGCCCGCGCGGCGCGGTCCGGGCGGACCACCTCCACGTGCGTGGAGAGCACACTGGTGGTGGATTTCACCGCTAGTCAACGCTCGGACCACCTCCACGTGCGTGGAGAGCACTCGGCAGGCGCTGCCAACCCCCGGCAGCGTGTCGGACCACCTCCACGTGCGTGGAGAGCACTTCGGCTGCTTCGGCAACCTTCCGCTCCTGTTCGGACCACCTCCACGTGCGTGGAGAGCACGACGGCGCGGTCGCCCGAGAACTCCGTAAATCCGGACCACCTCCACGTGCGTGGAGAGCACGCCGTGAGGAGAGACCACCCTGGCGAGCTGTTCGGACCACCTCCACGTGCGTGGAGAGCACGCCTCGTCCCGCTCGGCGCGTTGCTGCCGCTGCGGACCACCTCCACGTGCGTGGAGAGCACAGCAGGGGTTGGCCGGACGGGGCGCGGGCTTGCGGACCACCTCCACGTGCGTGGAGAGCACACACGCTCCGCATACACCATCAGGACACCGGCCGGACCACCTCCACGTGCGTGGAGAGCACCAAAAAGACCCCCCGACCAGCTCTCGGGGGGTCGGACCACCTCCACGTGCGTGGAGAGCACGCAGGCACGACCGCTACGTACGGCCGGTTGTACGGACCACCTCCACGTGCGTGGAGAGCACCGCTCGGCATCCTGGCCGTCCCGGTCGTGGTTCGGACCACCTCCACGTGCGTGGAGAGCACGGATTTCCGGCCCTCAGATCGCCTCTGGCAGCCGGACCACCTCCACGTGCGTGGAGAGCACCCGAAACGGTGGCCGTGGATGTCGTTGAGTGCCGGACCACCTCCACGTGCGTGGAGAGCACTCGGGGCTCGCCAGCGTCTGCCGCCCCACTGTCGGACCACCTCCACGTGCGTGGAGAGCACGTTTCGAGGGCGACACCATCTCGGGTGCGCCACGGACCACCTCCACGTGCGTGGAGAGCACACCGCCCCCACTCTGGAGGCTGTCGGCGAGTACGGACCACCTCCACGTGCGTGGAGAGCACGTCACACGTACAGCGGGCCCCGGCGTGCCGCCCGGACCACCTCCACGTGCGTGGAGAGCACGCCACGAGCACGACCATCGGCAGCCGCCCAGACGGACCACCTCCACGTGCGTGGAGAGCACCCTTCGTGACCTGCGACTTTAGTTCGTCGTTTGCACGTTTTTGTCGCGTGTCGTCGAAGGGGTGGGGTGCATCTGCTCAATTTTGTCGGTGTGGATCGCTACCGTGTCGGCACGAACGCAGCGGGACTGTGTTCGTGCAGGTTTGAGTGTAGAGCTTGCTCTGGGGGATGTGTTGCTGGTCGATCTCCGTTTCTGGGGGAAAGAACGGGGGCTGGAGGGGGCTCGGTACCCGCTGGTATGCCATGGCCTCGATGCGGCTGCTGCGGTGCGCTGGTTGTGGAAGCGATACCTGTCCGCGCGTGTTCGGGCGGGGTTGGCCGAAGCCGTGGGCTTGACCGAGGAGCAGACGTGCCGTGTCCTGGAGTTCTGGGCCGCTGCGCATGACGTCGGCAAACTGACCCCGGGATTCCAGGAGCAGGTCGGTGTCCCGGAAGGATATCTGCCGGATTCGACAGGACGGCGGTGCAGGCATGAGGAGGCTTCCCACATATGGCTTCCGAGTGCTTTGACGGCCGTCGAGCACACGACGAATAGCCGGAACGCGCGGCTCATCGCGCAGATGTTGGGGGGCCATCACGGGGTCTTCCGTCGTCGCGATTCCGCTGATTTCCGCCCCGGCATGTTCGTCCACCTCGGCTTGGGTGACTCCTCGTGGGACCTGCAACGACATGCACATCTACAAGCGTGGCGGGCGTTGTTGGAACCGCCCACCTTGCCCCGGCGGTTGAGCCGCCACGCCGCCGCTGTCGCAACGGGTGTTGTGATCCTCGCGGACTGGCTTGTGAGCCAGATCGATTACGTGCGTTCCCGCCTTCCCTCCCTGCCGGAACAAGGTGATCTCCCCTCGTTGAGTGAGTTCTTGAGTGGATCACGGGAAGCGACGGAGTCCGTGGTCAGGCAGGCAGGACTGTCCCGGCTGCGTCTTCGCGGGGGAACCTTCGAGGAAGAGTTCGGCTTCGATGAGCCGAACGAGCTGCAAAGCAGTATCGCAGCGGAGCTTCCCGGACTGCTGGGGAACCCGGGCCTGTTGATGATCGCGGCCCCCACGGGATTCGGTAAAACCGAGGCCGCCTTGCACGCTGCGCGTCTGTTGAGCGACGCCGCCGGTACCTCGGGCATGTTCTTCGCACTGCCCACCATGGCGACGTCGGATGAGATGTTCAACCGGATCGCCCGCTACGTGGTCCGCCGAGCAGAAACCGGTGTCGCGCAGTCACTGTTGCACGGCATGGCGTGGCTCAAACCGCTACGGGAGACCCTTGAGCAGATCCACGCCGAGGAGGGGCTCAGCAGTGATGACGAGACCCAAGTTCACGGGCTGGAGTGGTTGCAGGGTCTGAAACGCGCGATGCTGGCGCCTGTCGGTGTGGGCACGATCGACCAAGCCTTACTCGCCGTTCTGCCGGTTCGCCACAACGCGCTCCGGTTGTTCTCGCTGCTCGGCAAAACCGTGGTGATCGACGAAGTCCACGCCTTTTCGCCCTACATGCGTCGGTTGCTGTGCACCTTGCTGGGCTGGTTGGGTGAGTGGAACGTACCCGTGGTGCTGCTGTCCGCCACGCTGCCACGCAACATCGCCGCGGAGCTCGCGGCGGCGTATCGGGGACAGAACACCGGTACCCCGCCCGACGTGCCTGTTCCTTACCCGGGTTGGACCTACATCGAACGGGAAAGCGGGATCAAGACCCGGTCGGTGGACTTCCCCCGATCCCACCGCCGCACCCTCTCCGTTCAGCTTCGCCCTGTGGCTGTGGCACGGGAATCCGGGCCGGACCGGCTCCCGGTGCTGCGTGAAGTGCTCGCACCGATCGTCGTGGACGAAGGCGGTGGATGTGCGTTGGTGCTGTGCACCACGGTTGCCGAGGCCCAGCAAACCTACCGGGCCCTCCGTGACTGGTTGGGCGAAACGGACGTGGACCTGCGCCTGCTCCACGCCCGCTATCCGATGCACCGACGCGAAACGTTGACCGCGGAGCTGATGCGCGCTTTCGGTAAACCGCAACACGGAGACGGTGGTGCTTCCCACGTCGGGAACCGTCCCGCGAAGGCGGTGGTCGTCGCGACCCAGGTCGTGGAACAGAGCCTGGATCTGGATTTCGACCTGGTCGTCAGTGATCTGGCACCGATTGAGCTGTTGCTCCAACGGGCTGGACGCCTGCAACGGCACTCGGGCTGGGATCCACACCGTCCGGCGTGGGCGGATGTGTCCCGCGGCGGGCAGCGTCGTTTCATCGTGTTGACGGCACCTGACGGTGACCTGCATCGGCTGCCCAGGTCGTGGAAGTTCATCTACCCACCGATCAGCTTGATTCGCGCGCACCGGCTCTTGGCCGAACGTGCCGCACGGGGAGTCCGCATTCCCGACGATGTGCAAGAGCTGGTGGATCGAGGCAATCCCGGCCAGTTTCCCGACCTCGATGATCCCTCGGTCAGTGGGTTCACCGAGGAGGAAATCCGTCGCTCGGCGGAGTCCTTGGTC
It encodes the following:
- a CDS encoding PH domain-containing protein, giving the protein MGLFDGMLGNASSIEPRAAMREFGRLLAQGEEIHAAYQLIRDSFLFTDRRLILVDKQGVTGRKVEYHSIPYRSITHFAVETAGTFDLDAELKLWLSGEPEPITKQFGKGVDVYEVQALLSTYVVR
- the cas3 gene encoding CRISPR-associated helicase Cas3', coding for MSVELALGDVLLVDLRFWGKERGLEGARYPLVCHGLDAAAAVRWLWKRYLSARVRAGLAEAVGLTEEQTCRVLEFWAAAHDVGKLTPGFQEQVGVPEGYLPDSTGRRCRHEEASHIWLPSALTAVEHTTNSRNARLIAQMLGGHHGVFRRRDSADFRPGMFVHLGLGDSSWDLQRHAHLQAWRALLEPPTLPRRLSRHAAAVATGVVILADWLVSQIDYVRSRLPSLPEQGDLPSLSEFLSGSREATESVVRQAGLSRLRLRGGTFEEEFGFDEPNELQSSIAAELPGLLGNPGLLMIAAPTGFGKTEAALHAARLLSDAAGTSGMFFALPTMATSDEMFNRIARYVVRRAETGVAQSLLHGMAWLKPLRETLEQIHAEEGLSSDDETQVHGLEWLQGLKRAMLAPVGVGTIDQALLAVLPVRHNALRLFSLLGKTVVIDEVHAFSPYMRRLLCTLLGWLGEWNVPVVLLSATLPRNIAAELAAAYRGQNTGTPPDVPVPYPGWTYIERESGIKTRSVDFPRSHRRTLSVQLRPVAVARESGPDRLPVLREVLAPIVVDEGGGCALVLCTTVAEAQQTYRALRDWLGETDVDLRLLHARYPMHRRETLTAELMRAFGKPQHGDGGASHVGNRPAKAVVVATQVVEQSLDLDFDLVVSDLAPIELLLQRAGRLQRHSGWDPHRPAWADVSRGGQRRFIVLTAPDGDLHRLPRSWKFIYPPISLIRAHRLLAERAARGVRIPDDVQELVDRGNPGQFPDLDDPSVSGFTEEEIRRSAESLVETGTADSASIPVPKALTNLTDLSKGPLEEEQVTTRFNADSHRALPVFRTHDGALRLGGAHGEPLPVPREGKLSKDELKSIMKHTVPVPGSVVRGKDERHQLPEPWREITVLRDLVVLPHHIDEDGTVHPASVGGRKLLLDDVLGLLAVE
- a CDS encoding beta family protein: MSAAQRTPLLAVKSKEGELQALLNTTEVNDRVQVMVELLDSVDSGGLVIKKVVDFCVESASRGRPVWVDTTWLTRASDLGASPRAVLERLEHEIEESLGLFSICSEQPCLIPVVPLNTDDEGLRAIRMFLEHRRRPVVVRCRQTSLPTTELLRTLDRIATALRLGTDELHLVFDEGYVRKLETHRVDALVDNITGLANRNEYASVAVLAGSTPRKRGGYETHLRRRVEVELWKAVREASGERIRYGDYGVVHPDPQKSSKGGRIPNPYIYYTVPGATLYIARKNPERKGNSVPPGSTERYFLKVADELVHRPEFAGADFSWGDRNLYTCRKRPNPQVGSASRWIAFATSHHVVHVSRSLDTP
- a CDS encoding IMPACT family protein, translated to MRVIARDGEHEVEIQRSRFLCTVARVFDVDDAYAVISRVRKAGPNANHHCFAMRIGDPETGELTARSNDDGEPSGTAGVPMLEVLTRRELTDVVAIVSRWFGGIKLGAGGLVRAYSGVLAETLDIVGELRRVRHRELLLALPHDRAGRLEHQLRNSPYRLQEVEYGADVTFTVAVTEDAVTDFKTWLAEHTGTTVDVIDAGPRDLYLP